A window of the Henckelia pumila isolate YLH828 chromosome 3, ASM3356847v2, whole genome shotgun sequence genome harbors these coding sequences:
- the LOC140889840 gene encoding uncharacterized protein, which yields MGGSNCHPTNDARVMVKFVQKNIFTRHRVACAYHPQTNGQAEISNREIKQILEKTVNTNWKDWAIKLDDALWAYRTAFKTPIVELEHRAYWAVKKLNFDMKAAREERLLQLHEIEEFRNHSYENVKLYKEQTKKWHDKILLKREFKPGQHVLLFNSRLRLFLGKLKSRWSGPFTVVKVPYVAIELRCQDGQTFQVNGQRLKHYFGNEVRNMEKVALIEPA from the exons atgggtggaagcaattgcCACCCcactaatgatgctcgtgtaATGGTTAAGTTTGTacagaaaaatattttcacaag GCATAGAGTGGCGTGTGCATACCATCCGCAAACAAATGGGCAAGCTGAAATATCCAACCGAGAAATTAAGCAAATTCTGGAAAAGACTGTCAACACGAACTGGAAGGATTGGGCAATCAAGTTGGATGATGCACTATGGGCATACCGGACCGCGTTCAAAACTCCTATTG TGGAGTTAGAGCATCGAGCGTATTGGGCGGTGAAAAAgttgaattttgatatgaaagctgcaAGAGAAGAGCGATTGTTGCAGTTGCATGAGATCGAGGAGTTTCGTAATCATTCTTACGAAAATGTCAAGCTCTACAAAGAACAGACCAAAAAGTGGCATGACAAAATATTACTGAAAAGAGAATTCAAGCCGGGACAACATGTATTATTGTTTAATTCTCGTCTCAGATTATTTTTAGGTAAGTTGAAATCTCGTTGGTCTGGTCCGTTCACCGTGGTGAAAGTGCCATATGTAGCCATTGAACTGAGATGTCAAGATGGTCAGACATTCCAAGTCAATGGGCAGAGGTTGAAACATTACTTTGGTAATGAAGTGCGGAACATGGAGAAAGTTGCTTTGATCGAACCTGCGTAA